The genomic segment TGCAAGGTTGATGATCGTATCCGTCTCTTGGCAGAGCACCGATGCCAATCGACTGCCCCAGAACTCGTACAAGTTCCGCGCATCGCCGACCGCAAGCTTAGCTTGCATCTCCAAGCGATACGATACGACACCGTCGAACGGGCGAAGGATACCGTACAGCCCCGACAATATCCGCAGATGCTCCGCAATATAAGAGAACTCCTTCTCATCGAAGATGCTTGGCGCCATGTACTTGTACTGGATCCCTTCATATGCAAGGATGGCAGGCGAACACACACCGCAAAAGTCGGCTCTACCAAGCATTGCTTGTGCTTCCTGCGCGAGCTTGTCACTGCACTGCCAGAGCGTTTTCAGCTCATCGTAGGAGAGCGTACACAGATGACTGTGCAGTTCTTTCGCCTCAGCCAAGAAAAAAGGCTGTGTCATCGGACAAATATCATCCGTCTCGACGCGCATCTTCTTGGCAGGAGAGATGATGATCCGCATACCAAACCTCCGCCCCTTCTTAAATATACTCTTCTAGTATAATATTGACTCATTATCCTGTCAAGCAGGTATTGTCAACACATAGCGTCCCCCTTGACAGCCTTATTCAAGATGGCGGTTTTATCAATATCACTGCCGATCAACTTGTCGTTCACATAATCAAAACCCAATCGCGCCACCGTATCGGCAAAACGCTCTCCCGAAATACCTTCATCACGGAACAGAAGAATGGCTTTTTCTACGACATCCATGACCTCTTCTTCGGAAGTGAATATTTTCGTTAACGGAATACCGTGCGCGATCTTTTTGCCCCAGCGACCGCCGATCGTTACCTTGAATCCCGCCTGATATTCAACCATCGCACCGAACGGACATTTGCCTTGACAGCGACCGCATTTGTTACATTCAGCAGGATCGATGTCGATCTTACCGTCTGCGACCTTTGCTATCTTGATAGGACAGCTCTCTACTACCTGACACTTCTTACATCCACGACACTTAGACAACTCTACTACGGGAATGCTCTGTCCAACGATGCCAAGATCATTCAGATCGGGCTTAACACAATTATTCGGGCAACCGCCTACGGCGATCTTGAACTTATGCGGTAACATTACGCCGTGATAGCCTACATAAAAACGCTCGTGAATCTTATCGGACAGACTGTACGTATCCGCCAGACCATATTGGCACGTCGTTCCTTTACAAGATACGATCGGGCGTACCAGGCTCCCCGTACCGCCGGTAGACAGACCATGCGCACCGAGAAAATCGATCAACGGCTGAATATTACTATATCTGACACCTTGTATCTCCAACGTCAAGCGTGTCGTCATCGCAACCTCACCACTGCCGAATCGTTCTGCCGCTTCAGCGATCACACGGTGTTCTTGTGCCGTGATCTTACCGTTACGCGTGATGACCCGCACATTGAACACATCACCGTAACGTTTGTCCCGCAAACACCCCAGCCCTTTGACTCGTTTGACTTCTTCGGGCGA from the Selenomonadales bacterium genome contains:
- the yaaA gene encoding peroxide stress protein YaaA — encoded protein: MRIIISPAKKMRVETDDICPMTQPFFLAEAKELHSHLCTLSYDELKTLWQCSDKLAQEAQAMLGRADFCGVCSPAILAYEGIQYKYMAPSIFDEKEFSYIAEHLRILSGLYGILRPFDGVVSYRLEMQAKLAVGDARNLYEFWGSRLASVLCQETDTIINLASKEYSRCIERYLPSDVRMVTVVFGERIGGRIVEKGTLCKMARGEMVRYLARNNATCVEDMRGFAELGYTYSEADSNDDTYVFIKGGNET
- a CDS encoding 4Fe-4S binding protein, whose protein sequence is MNKNGLGGVDMDNNMVVLSPEEVKRVKGLGCLRDKRYGDVFNVRVITRNGKITAQEHRVIAEAAERFGSGEVAMTTRLTLEIQGVRYSNIQPLIDFLGAHGLSTGGTGSLVRPIVSCKGTTCQYGLADTYSLSDKIHERFYVGYHGVMLPHKFKIAVGGCPNNCVKPDLNDLGIVGQSIPVVELSKCRGCKKCQVVESCPIKIAKVADGKIDIDPAECNKCGRCQGKCPFGAMVEYQAGFKVTIGGRWGKKIAHGIPLTKIFTSEEEVMDVVEKAILLFRDEGISGERFADTVARLGFDYVNDKLIGSDIDKTAILNKAVKGDAMC